A DNA window from Phragmites australis chromosome 11, lpPhrAust1.1, whole genome shotgun sequence contains the following coding sequences:
- the LOC133884942 gene encoding WRKY transcription factor 23-like: MSGAGAGAGAGAGGVDRGLYGDPAADFISFDHVDVDSFFQRSPCAGEGGSDGLTACYSSINDYLQGFLGPAGMARHSDASGPLRDDAVKQEIVVQASGHVDGQGGGAAGGGAPVTPNSSSSDAGEEEPRRRCKKGRPEEKEEEVGDDEGSAAERNCKNKEKKKRGEKKAREPRVAFRTKSEVDHLEDGYRWRKYGQKAVKNSSYPRSYYRCTAARCGVKKQVERSQQDPSSVITTYEGQHTHPSPASVIIRAAGGRSPLQLDLAGRAMTSQIDYARRSSLPAAGLRPPMHLLLQEHRASPQLATHGGVRDFVPAFRDGQWH; the protein is encoded by the exons ATgtctggagctggagctggagctggagcaggagcaggaggagtAGATCGTGGCCTCTACGGTGATCCTGCTGCTGACTTCATCTCCTTCGACCACGTCGACGTGGACAGCTTCTTCCAGAGATCGCCGTGCGCCGGCGAAGGAGGCAGCGATGGGCTCACGGCCTGCTACTCCAGCATCAACGACTACCTGCAAGGCTTCCTGGGCCCCGCGGGGATGGCGAGGCACTCGGATGCGTCAGGCCCCCTGCGCGATGACGCTGTGAAGCAAGAAATTGTGGTGCAAGCGAGCGGCCACGTCGACGGTCAGGGCGGGGgtgccgccggcggtggcgcgCCGGTCACGCCTAACTCGTCGTCCAGCGacgcaggtgaggaagagccgaGGCGGCGGTGCAAGAAGGGTAGGCcggaggagaaagaggaggaggttggtgatgacGAGGGATCCGCAGCCGAGCGGAATTGCAA gaacaaagagaaaaagaagagaggcGAGAAGAAGGCGCGGGAGCCCCGCGTGGCGTTCAGGACCAAGAGCGAGGTCGACCATCTGGAGGACGGCTACCGGTGGCGCAAGTACGGCCAGAAGGCCGTCAAGAACAGCTCGTACCCAAG GAGCTACTACCGGTGCACGGCGGCGCGGTGCGGGGTGAAGAAGCAGGTGGAGCGATCGCAGCAGGACCCGTCCTCGGTGATCACCACGTACGAAGGGCAGCACACGCACCCGAGCCCCGCGAGCGTCATCATCAGGGCGGCCGGTGGCCGCTCGCCGCTGCAGCTCGACCTCGCCGGCCGCGCGATGACGAGCCAGATCGACTACGCGCGCAGGTCTAGCTTACCTGCAGCTGGCCTGCGCCCGCCGATGCACCTTCTTCTTCAGGAGCACCGCGCTTCTCCGCAGCTGGCTACGCACGGCGGCGTGCGGGACTTCGTTCCGGCCTTCCGCGATGGGCAATGGCATTGA